The Spirosoma sp. SC4-14 DNA window TACAAGCTATTTTAACAACTCTTTCAACGCATTCATTTCGGTAGTAGGAGCCGCTTTATCGTAGAGAATATTGTAAACCGCATCGACAATAGGCATCTTAACCGCAAACCGACGGTTGATTTCGTAGATACTTTTAACAGCATAATAGCCTTCGGCAATCATATTCATTTCGGCCTGCGCCGACTGAATGGTATAGCCTCGCCCAATAAGCGTCCCAAACGTTCGGTTACGGCTAAAGGGCGAATAGGCCGTAACGAGCAAATCGCCCAGGTACGCCGACCCGCTCAGATCGCGGTGCCAGGCATGAATGGAATCCACAAAACGCCGGATCTCCTGCATTGCATTTGATACCAGCACGGCCTGAAAATTATCGCCATAGCCCAATCCACGCGTAATGCCGCAGGCAAGTGCAATAATGTTTTTCATTACGGCGCTGTATTCGATGCCATAAATATCGTCGACGGGCGTGGTTTTCACGAACCGGCACCGAAGCAGATTAGCCACGTTTTCGGCACAAACTGGGTCGGGGGATGCAATGGTGAGGTACGAATATTTTTCGAGGGCGACTTCTTCGGCGTGGCAGGGGCCGGCAATGACCGACATGCGTTCGACGGGAACGGCATACTGCTCGCTAACCCAGTCTGTAACGAGCTTATTCGCTCCCGGAATCATCCCTTTAATGGCCGAAATAACGTATTTACCGCTAAAGTGTTCGGGTTTGATTCCGGTTAGGGCATCGGCAACAAAAGCGGCCGGAACCGCCAACACAACATACTGACTATCCCGAAAAGCTTCCCGAATTTTTGTGCAGACTTTCACCTTCCGGGTGTTGATCTGAACATCGCTCAGGTAGCTTGGGTTATGACCAAATTTTTTGATGTGCTCCGCATCCGACTCTTTACGAAGCCACCATTTAATACTGACGTTGTTTTCAGAAAGAATTTTGACGAGTGCCGTCGCCCAGCTTCCTCCCCCTACCATCGTCAGCCGAATGGGTTGCGCTACTTTCATGTGGTAAAGAACGGAAGAAAGCCCGTGCAGGGCAAATTTCCGTATCGCCCGGCGCGTTGCTCATTTACCGATTAGTAAGTCATTCTACCCTAAAAAAATCTGGCGGTGGATAGTTCACTGGCTTTTCACATCTTTGCTCCTGCTCACGCCGTAATACTACTATAAATCTGACACTTACCTACCCATGGAAGCATTCCTGCTGCTGGTTTTGATCGTTCTGGTCATTGTAGCAAATAGTCGCTTTGGGGCTGTTCGCCACCTGCTCGAAAATCAACGTGCCGATATCAATAACCTTCGGGCCGACCTGCTTAAATTTCGGGATGAATTACTTCATACGGCGTCAGTTGTGTCGCCTGAATCCGTAACGGAACCCCTGGTCGATCAGGCATCGGTTTCGGAAGCGTCCATCCCGCCAATTCCTGTTCCGGATCTATCGACTCCACCATTAATCATACAGGCAACCGAGCCAGTAACGCCAATAGTACTCCCTTCGGAGGTTACACCAGACCCTGAACCACAGCTTCCGGTAAATCAGCCCATTCGCCGAACCGAGCCTGTTCCTTCGTTTTTTCAGCGATTTCTGGCCGAAAACCCCGATCTGGAAAAGTTCATCGGTGAGAACCTTATCAACAAAATTGGCATTGCCATTCTGGTTGCGGGTATTGGCTATTTCGTAAAGTTTGCCATCGATCAGCACTGGATCAACGAAATTGGTCGCGTCCTGATCGGCATTATGGCGGGTGGTTTATTGCTTGGGTTAGCCCACCGATTGCGCAATTCGTTCACGGCATTCAGTTCGGTTTTGGTAGCAGGCGGCCTGTCGGTGCTATATTTTACCATTGCCATTGCCTTTTCGGAGTATAAGATTTTTAGCCAGACGGCCGCTTTTCTTCTGATGGTTGTTATCACAGGGTTTGCCGTACTGCTCTCTATTATCTACAACCGGTCGGCCCTGGCCGTTATGTCGCTCATGGGTGGGTTTGCCACTCCGTTTATGGTTAGCTCGGGTCAGGGAAATTACATTGTTCTGCTAACCTATCTGCTCGTCCTCGACTGCGGTATGCTGGTACTCGCTTATTTCAAGAAGTGGAACATCGTTCATTTTGTCGCCTATGGTTTCACGGTGCTGCTCTATGGGTTATGGCTCAGTTTGGAGGTTG harbors:
- a CDS encoding NAD(P)H-dependent glycerol-3-phosphate dehydrogenase, which codes for MKVAQPIRLTMVGGGSWATALVKILSENNVSIKWWLRKESDAEHIKKFGHNPSYLSDVQINTRKVKVCTKIREAFRDSQYVVLAVPAAFVADALTGIKPEHFSGKYVISAIKGMIPGANKLVTDWVSEQYAVPVERMSVIAGPCHAEEVALEKYSYLTIASPDPVCAENVANLLRCRFVKTTPVDDIYGIEYSAVMKNIIALACGITRGLGYGDNFQAVLVSNAMQEIRRFVDSIHAWHRDLSGSAYLGDLLVTAYSPFSRNRTFGTLIGRGYTIQSAQAEMNMIAEGYYAVKSIYEINRRFAVKMPIVDAVYNILYDKAAPTTEMNALKELLK